In one Cardiocondyla obscurior isolate alpha-2009 linkage group LG17, Cobs3.1, whole genome shotgun sequence genomic region, the following are encoded:
- the Ten-m gene encoding teneurin-m isoform X7: MCDPTALLDLVPGEGLLKRPSMDYNEYTYCYGGGRGCLLDSSAPRGPPDVPPRNPAMSRLNGRLPGSHAASDHERDPDLEPSCLVRTPSGNFYNIPKIPKNEYSNKNQSTGNSPIKVELQNNMDRVPLPYGHAPSMIPMRRQSIRCHFRKGIDWCSWKLIAIVVIMLSLCLTAALTYVAASNLVNWSYQGTKACTVLVGENTDTKPSSGEANKTSTSSTSTSSQSSGRTRQQSSSGGSIKTDSMLLDGVTYSRKRRDTFNEHALHQTIPSPPPREELPLTPTALVETEASGSGRRSVPLHEESSGKVVHDSPHVDDRSPAQGTTDRSFDVAEDAEDEPPGSTAPSRVMQLAVNFSSTATNYSYDRSTHTTVAVDHLASSSSVSVGSGTSLAFTSVRQLSRNETSGTTSQDTSTEYAPKLPGVDDAVETSKIPIAKFSRDDSADFDRDADNAGTSESSDIAESSGGTGATTSASGARFTKLGSDSTNYGQVVGGTTENSSNVFPVDYSDNIDDNAAKPTTVTDTPSQKLEKDQQSNVSNFDLSEKLVPVEITQKEVDAIIISPNMSVINETAPNVPPSNDENIEKLVEDVIETKNDGISKTTNTIAEATKSSIVKETRELSGEIFFSESEISLNATKTSEQSEELQRDYPVPIYSYGQDEVEIVNLRHKKPPIEATKAERAAKSPESANLKNDVKMNVALRERNKDEPQVVVREGNDDEFLRQFKEQFHEASTNTDESDEHSPSIETSNLSLANTLHETVHDSSGAASLRSNLPITQHVQIVEVPVYRDDHSQPSSSSSSFSSSRRILVNVTIATEDSSAVSSKPLYVLSVSVPTEGDAISHSSGNNVDQVQVHTAERLTEPSAASMKKIPANDEESIDIVDTRLPPPPQPPASPPAPIWAGGECECSCPCMGSSSDEWDNFSAIDDELEQEPESPNSTLLTGNSPEKSKEKMNGESSTRVLPDTISTTEDYNFSSTTESGGSTSETSASTYKPEVSTDAWSCSGSTPLPPEPTILILEGARTFPARSFPPDGTTFAQVGLGQKLSKEIPPYGYWNMQFYQSEAAYVRFDYSIPRGASIGVYARRNALPTHTQYDLLEVLSGFKARTTRASHVSVIPSIKKEVTQYMEPGHWFLSLYNDDGDPHEVSFIAVIAEDMTHNCPNGCSGKGECLLGHCQCNPGFGGEDCSESVCPVLCSQRGEYINGECQCNPGWKGKECSLRHDECEVPDCNGHGHCTNGKCNCVRGYKGKYCEEVDCPHPTCSGHGFCAEGTCICKKGWKGADCSQMDKEALQCLPDCSGHGNFDLETQTCLCEPMWSGDDCSKELCDLDCGPHGHCVDNACDCLPGWSGELCNLKQCDPRCNEHGQCKNGTCLCVTGWNGKHCTMEGCPNSCSGHGQCRVSNDAQWECQCYNGWDGKDCSVLLEQNCNDGRDNDKDGLIDCADPECCSNHICRSSQLCVSAPKPIDILLRKQPPAITASFFERMKFLIDEGSLQNYARQETFNESMFWNHFNTSRSAVIRGRVVTHLGTGLMGVRVSTSTPLEGFTLTRDDGWFDLLVNGGGAVTLQFGRSPFKPQSHIVFVPWNEVVIIDKIIMSTAEEKPPIHVPHACAAHDYDLMKPVVLATWKHGFQGACPDKSAILAESQVIQESLQIPGTGLNLVYHSSRAAGYLSTIQLQLTPEVIPPTLNLIHLRITIEGILFEKIFEADPVIKFTYAWNRLNVYRQRVYGVTTAMVKVGYEYSDCKDIIWDVQTTKLSGHDMSISEVGGWNLDIHHRYNFHEGILQKGDGSNIYLKHKPRVILTTMGDGHQRPLDCYDCDGQASKQRLLAPVALATAADGSIFVGDFNLVRKILVDGTVRTVVRLNATRVSYRYHIALSPLDGVLYISDPESHQIIRVRDTNDYTDPDHNWETVVGSGERCLPGDEAHCGDGALARDAKLAYPKGVAVSADNVLYFADGTNIRMVDRDGIITTVIGNHMHKSHWKPIPCEGTLNVEEVHLRWPTELAINPLDNSLHMIDDHMVLQLAPDGRVKVVAGRPLHCASPSASFDTELATHATLVMPQSIAFGPSGDLYIAESDSQRINRVRVIGTDGKISPYAGAESKCNCLERGCDCFEADHYLASTSKFNTISAVAVSPDGVVHIGDQANYRIRSVTASIPDASGAREYEIYAPDTQEIYVFNRFGQHIATKNILTGDTVYLFTYNVNTSNGKLSTVTDAAGNKVFLLRDYSSQVNSIENTKGQKCRLIMSRMKMLQELSTPDDYNVTFDYHGPTGLLKTKLDSTGRSYVYNYDEFGRLTSAVTPTGKVISLTFDLSLKGAVVKVGQNNRKPISMLIKGSSVVTKIGEAEQRTTVLADGSVGRVTPWSHTISTDSMPYSILAELEPLLGESYPVPAKQRTEIAGDLANRFEWRYFLRKIQGNKNRGNTKAIAQVGRKLRVNGEILLSLEYDRETNTVAVFMDDRMELLNVTYDRTARPVKWGPRNGLFAGVELEYDRFSRLTSWTWGDISETYGFDRSGRLYEIKYSDGTSMVYAFKDMFSILPLKVTTPRGSDYLLQYDEAGALQSLTTPRGHIHTFSLQTSLGFYKYQYYSPTNRHPYEILYNDDGQILAKVYPHQSGKVAYVYDHAGKLETTLAGLSSIHYTYQETTSLVRSIDINEPNFEMRIEYKYHAGIVKDEKIKFGSKSGMDNAHYRYQYDGNARISGIEVDINGKQLPQLRLKYNQNLGVLEGVGDLRIYRNLFNRSVMQDSSKQFFTVTDYDEHGRVKTVLINIRSFDVFRMELEYDNRNRIKMRKLTIGKESMEKKEWSRMEKITYNADGHVLEVADTENNWQYAYDENGNVIGVTEHNEKIALGYDSGDRVNQYGDVEFNSYDGRGFVVIRGEHKYRYNSRGQLIHASEHKKFQIWYYYDDRGRLVSMNDDRENITQFFYANPKTPDLITHVHFPKSSKTFRFLYDSRDFLMTVETSEQRFYVATDQNGSPLALFDTNGNLIKEMRRTPFGKIIKDTNPDFYLPIDFHGGLFDPNTKLIYLNKRLYDPTVGQWMTPAWEQMANELTTPTDIFIYRFRNNDPINFKQNVEYMTDLGSWLKLYGYDISMMLGSEYTKQMVYQPSAIVTSPQLTPDFGVMSGLQCIVNRVQEKFSDLGFVPKPLLKLEPKTRNLLPRVAHRRAVFGEGILVSRVGGRALVSVVDGVNSVVQDVVTSVFNNSYFLPLHFSVHDQDVFYFVKDNALKIRDDMEELHRLGSMFNVSTHETTEHGAGTWKELRLHNPDAAVVIKYGADPEQERHRILKHAHKRAVERAWEIEKQLVIAGFQGRGDWSKEEKDELISRGTVDGYEGVDIHSVHRYPQLADDPGNVAFTRDTKRKRRKSGNRRNRTHRHDS; the protein is encoded by the exons ATGTGCGACCCTACCGCGTTGCTGGATCTAGTGCCGGGCGAGGGATTACTCAAGAGGCCGTCCATGGATTACAACGAGTACACGTATTGCTACGGCGGTGGTCGAG GGTGTTTGTTGGACAGTTCGGCACCGCGGGGCCCGCCTGATGTGCCACCCCGTAACCCCGCAATGAGCCGGCTCAACGGAAGACTGCCAGGAAGTCACGCAGCGAGCGATCACGAACGCGATCCCGATCTCGAGCCATCCTGTCTCGTACGCACCCCATCCGGTAACTTCTACAATATACCAA AGATACCGAAGAATGAATACAGCAACAAGAATCAGTCCACGGGGAACAGTCCAATAAAAGTGGAGCTGCAGAACAACATGGACAG AGTACCTTTACCGTACGGGCACGCCCCGTCGATGATTCCGATGAGGAGACAAAGCATTCGCTGTCATTTCCGCAAGGGAATCGATTGGTGCAGCTGGAAACTAATTGCCATAGTAGTAATTATGCTCTCGCTCTGCTTGACCGCGGCGTTAACCTACGTCGCAG CGTCGAATTTAGTGAACTGGTCGTACCAAGGCACGAAGGCGTGCACGGTCCTCGTGGGTGAAAATACCGACACCAAGCCGTCGTCGGGCGAGGCGAACAAGACGTCCACATCATccacgtcgacgtcgtcgcaGTCGAGCGGCAGGACGCGGCAGCAATCGTCGTCAGGAGGTAGTATTAAAACGGATAGCATGTTGCTAGATGGTGTCACATACAGCCGCAAACGTAGAGACACGTTTAACGAGCATGCGTTGCACCAAACTATCCCGTCACCACCCCCTCGTGAAGAGCTGCCCTTGACCCCGACCGCTCTCGTCGAGACAGAGGCCTCGGGGTCCGGGCGGCGGTCCGTTCCATTGCATGAGGAGTCTTCTGGTAAGGTTGTGCATGATTCGCCGCATGTAGACGATCGAAGTCCGGCTCAAGGAACCACCGATCGATCGTTCGACGTTGCCGAAGACGCCGAAGACGAGCCACCGGGATCGACGGCTCCCTCGCGGGTGATGCAGCTTGCCGTGAATTTCTCTTCTACCGCTACTAACTATTCGTACGATCGTTCGACTCATACCACTGTCGCTGTCGATCATCTTGCCTCTTCGTCTTCTGTCTCTGTCGGTTCTGGCACTTCTTTAGCGTTTACTTCCGTTCGCCAATTGTCCCGTAACGAGACGTCCGGCACGACCTCGCAAGACACTTCCACGGAATACGCCCCGAAGCTCCCGGGCGTCGACGACGCCGTCGAGACCTCGAAAATTCCGATAGCGAAATTCAGCCGCGATGACTCCGCGGATTTCGACCGTGATGCCGATAACGCCGGCACGTCCGAAAGTTCGGACATTGCCGAAAGCAGCGGCGGCACCGGGGCGACGACGTCTGCATCCGGCGCGCGGTTCACGAAACTTGGCTCAGATAGCACCAACTACGGCCAAGTAGTCGGCGGAACTACAGAAAATAGCAGTAATGTTTTCCCCGTCGATTACAGTGATAATATAGACGATAACGCTGCAAAACCAACGACCGTAACAGATACACCCTCGCAGAAACTAGAGAAGGATCAACAGTCGAACGTAAGTAATTTCGATTTGAGCGAGAAATTAGTTCCCGTAGAAATAACTCAAAAAGAAGTAGATGCTATTATAATTTCGCCTAATATGAGCGTAATTAATGAGACGGCACCTAATGTTCCACCGAGCAACGATGAAAACATTGAGAAACTTGTGGAAGATGTAATCGAGACAAAAAACGACGGTATCTCGAAGACGACGAATACGATCGCGGAAGCGACAAAATCTAGCATTGTGAAAGAAACGCGGGAGCTTTccggagaaatttttttctcggaatCCGAAATCTCACTCAACGCGACGAAAACTTCAGAACAATCGGAGGAATTGCAACGCGACTATCCCGTGCCGATTTACAGTTACGGGCAGGACGAGGTGGAGATCGTCAACCTCCGCCATAAAAAGCCACCCATTGAAGCCACGAAAGCGGAACGCGCTGCTAAATCACCCGAGTCCGCGAATCTGAAAAACGACGTAAAGATGAACGTCGCTCTTCGGGAACGAAATAAAGACGAGCCACAGGTCGTCGTGAGAGAAGGGAACGACGACGAGTTTCTTCGACAATTTAAAGAGCAGTTTCACGAAGCGTCCACGAACACCGACGAATCCGATGAACATTCTCCCTCGATCGAAACCAGTAACCTTTCTTTGGCGAACACCCTGCATGAAACGGTGCATGATTCATCTGGTGCTGCATCACTCAGGTCCAACCTTCCGATAACTCAGCATGTGCAGATTGTAGAGGTGCCCGTATATCGCGACGATCATTCGCAGCCGTCATCTTCATCGTCCTCATTTTCATCGTCGCGGCGAATACTCGTAAACGTAACGATCGCCACCGAGGACTCGTCCGCCGTTTCCTCGAAACCGCTGTACGTCCTTTCGGTATCGGTGCCAACGGAAGGCGACGCGATCAGCCATTCATCCGGGAATAACGTCGATCAGGTGCAGGTGCACACGGCCGAGCGGTTAACGGAACCATCCGCAGCGAGCATGAAAAAGATCCCCGCTAACGACGAAGAGTCGATTGACATAGTCGATACGCGACTACCGCCACCGCCACAGCCACCTGCCTCGCCACCGGCGCCGATTTGGGCTGGCGGCGAGTGCGAGTGCTCTTGTCCCTGCATGGGCTCATCCTCTGACGAGTGGGACAACTTTTCAGCGATCGACGACGAGCTCGAGCAGGAGCCCGAGAGCCCTAACTCTACTCTGTTAACCGGAAATTCTCCCGAAAAATCGAAGGAAAAAATGAACGGAGAATCATCCACGAGAGTTTTGCCCGACACAATCTCCACCACCGAAGACTACAATTTTTCGTCGACCACGGAGAGTGGCGGATCAACCAGCGAGACCTCCGCGTCGACTTACAAGCCGGAAGTAAGCACTGATGCGTGGTCCTGCTCCGGCAGCACCCCGCTACCCCCCGAGCCCACTATATTGATTCTTGAAG GTGCGCGGACCTTCCCGGCGAGGTCCTTCCCGCCTGACGGAACGACCTTCGCTCAGGTCGGTTTAGGGCAGAAGCTCAGCAAGGAAATACCGCCGTACGGCTACTGGAACATGCAGTTTTACCAATCGGAGGCCGCCTACGTCCGCTTCGACTACAGCATCCCACGTGGCGCGAGCATTGGCGTGTACGCGAGGAGGAACGCGCTTCCTACGCACACGCAGTACGATCTCCTGGAGGTTCTCAGCGGTTTCAAGGCTCGGACCACCAGGGCGTCCCATGTTAGTGTTATT CCTTCAATCAAAAAGGAGGTGACTCAGTACATGGAGCCGGGACACTGGTTTCTTTCACTTTATAACGACGACGGTGATCCTCACGAAGTCTCGTTTATCGCCGTGATCGCCGAGGATATGACACATAACTGTCCGAATGGTTGTAGTGGCAAGGGCGAATGTCTTCTCGGTCATTGCCAGTGCAACCCTGGCTTCGGTGGCGAGGATTGTAGCGAAAGCGTCTGCCCCGTTCTCTGCAGTCAAAGAG GCGAGTACATAAACGGCGAGTGCCAGTGCAATCCCGGCTGGAAGGGCAAGGAGTGTTCCCTGCGACACGACGAGTGCGAAGTGCCCGATTGCAACGGCCACGGGCACTGCACCAACGGCAAGTGCAACTGTGTACGCGGCTACAAGGGGAAGTATTGCGAAGAAGTTGACTGTCCTCATCCGACTTGCTCGGGCCACGGTTTCTGCGCTGAAGGCACGTGCATCTGTAAAAAAGGTTGGAAAGGAGCCGACTGCAGTCAAATGGATAAGGAAGCTCTGCAGTGTCTGCCGGACTGCAGCGGCCACGGAAATTTCGATTTGGAAACTCAAACCTGCCTCTGCGAACCCATGTGGTCCGGAGACGATTGCTCAAAAG AACTGTGCGATCTTGATTGCGGCCCTCACGGGCACTGTGTGGACAACGCCTGCGACTGCTTGCCAGGCTGGTCCGGCGAGCTGTGCAATCTGAAGCAATGCGATCCCCGCTGCAACGAGCACGGACAATGTAAGAATGGCACGTGTCTATGCGTCACCGGATGGAACGGAAAACACTGCACGATGGAGGGCTGTCCAAATTCCTGTTCCGGGCATGGACAGTGCAGAGTGTCGAATGACGCGCAATGGGAGTGTCAGTGTTATAATGGCTGGGATGGCAAGGATTGCAGCGTGCTCTTAGAACAGAATTGTAATGATGGACGAGACAACGATAAAG aTGGTCTTATTGATTGCGCCGACCCGGAATGTTGCTCCAATCACATATGCCGTAGCAGTCAGTTATGCGTTTCGGCTCCTAAGCCAATCGATATATTACTACGGAAACAACCACCCGCCATCACCGCGTCCTTCTTTGAGAGAATGAAGTTCCTAATCGACGAGGGCAGTCTGCAGAACTACGCTCGTCAGGAGACCTTCAACGAGAG TATGTTCTGGAATCACTTCAACACAAG CCGATCGGCCGTCATACGTGGACGCGTTGTCACGCACCTCGGCACGGGGTTGATGGGCGTGCGAGTCAGCACCAGTACACCGCTGGAAGGTTTCACCCTCACAAGAGACGATGGCTGGTTCGATCTCTTGGTGAACGGTGGCGGTGCCGTAACTTTGCAATTCGGCAGATCACCCTTCAAGCCGCAGAGCCACATCGTCTTCGTGCCTTGGAACGAG GTCGTCATCATCGACAAGATCATTATGAGCACCGCCGAGGAGAAGCCACCCATACACGTTCCGCATGCGTGCGCGGCTCACGATTACGATCTGATGAAGCCAGTTGTCCTGGCGACTTGGAAGCACGGATTCCAAGGTGCTTGCCCGGACAAGAGCGCCATCCTCGCGGAGTCGCAGGTCATACAGGAGAGTCTGCAGATACCCGGGACGGGCCTGAATTTGGTATACCACAGTTCCCGAGCGGCCGGTTATCTTTCTACTATACAACTGCAACTGACTCCGGAAGTTATCCCGCCGACGTTAAATTTGATACACTTGAGAATCACAATCGAGGGTATACTTTTCGAGAAGATCTTCGAAGCGGATCCTGTGATCAAATTTACGTACGCTTGGAATCGCCTGAACGTTTATCGTCAACGCGTTTATGGAGTAACGACTGCGATGGTTAAAGTCGGTTACGAATACAGCGACTGCAAGGATATTATCTGGGATGTGCAGACGACGAAATTGAGCGGCCATGATATGTCTATTTCAGAAGTCGGAGGTTGGAATCTGGATATTCATCATAGGTACAACTTTCACGAGGGTATTTTGCAAAAAGGAGACGGTTCGAACATTTATCTGAAGCACAAGCCGAGAGTTATTCTTACAACAATGGGAGATGGCCATCAGAGACCGTTGGATTGCTATGACTGTGACGGGCAGGCTTCGAAACAGCGACTTTTAGCGCCCGTTGCTCTTGCCACTGCTGCCGACGGCTCTATTTTCGTCGGTGATTTTAATCTAGTCAGAAAGATTCTCGTCGATGGAACAGTTAGAACTGTGGTCAGACTAAA cgcAACTAGAGTATCATATCGTTATCACATTGCTCTGAGCCCTCTCGACGGCGTTCTATACATATCAGATCCAGAATCTCATCAAATTATCCGTGTTCGCGATACTAACGACTACACAGATCCCGATCATAATTGGGAGACAGTAGTTGGCTCCGGAGAACGTTGTCTTCCCGGCGACGAAGCTCACTGCGGTGACGGTGCTCTCGCGCGGGACGCTAAACTCGCTTATCCCAAAGGCGTTGCCGTTTCTGCGGACAATGTTCTGTACTTTGCCGATGGCACAAATATCAGAATGGTTGACAGAGATGGCATAATCACCACTGTTATCGGCAATCACATGCATAAATCGCATTGGAAGCCTATACCTTGCGAGGGTACATTGAACGTCGAGGAAGTTCATCTTCGTTGGCCAACCGAGCTGGCAATTAATCCATTAGACAACTCACTGCATATGATTGACGATCATATGGTTCTCCAGCTGGCGCCGGATGGTCGCGTCAAAGTTGTTGCTGGTCGTCCACTTCACTGTGCTTCGCCATCGGCCTCGTTCGACACGGAACTTGCGACTCACGCCACACTCGTAATGCCGCAGAGTATCGCGTTTGGTCCATCGGGCGATCTTTACATCGCCGAAAGTGATTCACAGAGAATTAATCGCGTGCGCGTGATCGGCACCGACGGCAAGATATCGCCATACGCCGGCGCTGAATCCAAGTGCAATTGTTTGGAGCGCGGCTGCGACTGCTTTGAAGCTGATCATTACTTAGCGTCTACATCTAAATTCAATACTATTTCTGCTGTGGCAGTTTCTCCCGACGGAGTGGTTCATATCGGCGATCAGGCTAATTATCGAATCCGCTCGGTAACAGCAAGCATTCCCGATGCAAGCGGTGCGCGAGAGTATGAAATCTATGCGCCTGATACACAGGAAATCTATGTGTTTAATCGTTTCGGCCAACATATTGCCACGAAGAATATTTTGACCGGCGATACAGTATACTTATTTACGTACAATGTTAACACTAGCAACGGTAAACTTAGCACAGTGACGGACGCGGCTGGCAATAAAGTTTTCTTGCTCAGAGATTATAGCAGTCAGGTAAACTCGATCGAGAATACAAAGGGACAAAAATGCAGACTGATAATGTCCAGAATGAAAATGCTGCAAGAATTGAGCACGCCAGATGATTACAACGTTACCTTTGATTATCACGGACCTACGGGCTTATTAAAAACGAAGCTCGACAGCACCGGACGTAGTTACGTCTATAATTATGATGAATTCGGCCGATTGACGAGCGCGGTAACTCCTACGGGTAAAGTAATCAGCTTGACATTTGATCTCAGCCTGAAAGGTGCCGTAGTGAAAGTTGGACAGAACAACAGGAAACCCATTTCAATGTTAATTAAAGGATCATCTGTCGTTACGAAGATCGGAGAGGCCGAACAGAGGACGACAGTTCTCGCCGATGGTTCAGTCGGGAGAGTAACACCATGGTCTCATACGATTAGCACAGATTCTATGCCGTACTCGATTCTGGCGGAACTAGAACCTCTACTGGGTGAAAGTTATCCCGTGCCAGCTAAACAAAGAACTGAGATAGCTGGAGATTTAGCGAATCGCTTTGAATGGCGATACTTCCTTCGAAAAATTCAAGGAAATAAAAACCGCGGCAATACGAAAGCAATCGCCCAGGTCGGAAGAAAGCTCCGTGTCAACGGTGAGATCTTGCTATCTCTTGAGTACGATAGAGAAACAAACACTGTGGCCGTGTTTATGGACGATCGGATGGAATTATTGAACGTCACGTATGATAGAACGGCCAGACCAGTCAAGTGGGGACCGAGAAATGGACTCTTTGCCGGTGTCGAATTAGAATACGATCGATTCAGCAGATTAACAAGCTGGACGTGGGGCGATATTAGCGAAACGTACGGCTTTGACAGATCAGGCCGATtgtacgaaattaaatacagcGATGGCACATCGATGGTTTACGCTTTTAAAGATATGTTCAGCATTCTACCGTTAAAAGTTACTACACCGCGTGGAAGCGATTACCTTCTTCAATACGATGAAGCAGGAGCATTACAATCGTTGACTACACCGAGGGGACACATTCACACATTCTCTCTTCAAACTTCTCTCGGATTTTACAAGTATCAATACTATTCTCCAACGAACCGACATCCATATGAGATTCTTTACAATGACGATGGTCAGATTCTTGCTAAGGTATATCCTCATCAAAGTGGAAAGGTTGCTTATGTCTACGATCATGCTGGTAAACTTGAAACCACTCTTGCTG gacTTTCTTCGATACATTATACTTACCAAGAAACGACCAGTTTAGTACGCAGCATCGACATTAATGAGCCAAACTTTGAGATGCGTATCGAATACAAATATCACGCCGGTATTGTGAAGGACGAGAAAATCAAATTTGGCAGTAAGAGCGGCATGGATAATGCTCATTATCGTTATCAGTACGATGGTAACGCGCGAATATCCGGCATCGAAGTCGACATCAATGGCAAACAACTACCTCAGCTTCGTCTTAAATACAACCAGAATCTCGGAGTACTCGAGGGAGTTGGCGATCTCAGAATATATAGAAATCTTTTTAACAGGTCAGTCATGCAGGACAGCAGCAAACAGTTCTTCACGGTCACAGACTACGACGAGCACGGACGCGTAAAGACCGTATTGATTAATATCCGATCGTTTGACGTGTTCCGTATGGAGCTTGAATACGATAATCGCAATCGCATTAAAATGAGGAAGCTCACGATCGGAAAGGAGTCGATGGAGAAGAAAGAATGGTCTAGAATggaaaaaattacgtataacGCAGACGGCCACGTATTGGAAGTAGCGGATACAGAGAATAATTGGCAGTACGCATATGACGAAAACGGAAACGTGATAGGCGTAACCGAACATAATGAAAAGATTGCTTTGGGTTACGACAGTGGCGATCGAGTAAACCAGTACGGTGACGTTGAATTCAATTCATACGATGGACGTGGTTTTGTTGTAATTCGCGGAGAACACAAGTACAg atataacTCGCGCGGACAGCTGATTCATGCGTCGGAACATAAGAAATTCCAAATCTGGTACTATTACGATGACCGTGGTCGACTGGTGTCCATGAATGATGACCGAGAAAACATCACTCAATTCTTCTATGCGAATCCAAAGACTCCGGATCTGATAACGCATGTACATTTCCCGAAGTCATCCAAGACATTCCGATTCCTCTACGATTCACGTGATTTTCTAATGACCGTAGAGACGTCCGAGCAACGTTTCTATGTTGCGACGGATCAAAACGGCTcgcctctcgctctcttcgaCACTAATGGCAATTTAATCAAAGAGATGCGACGCACTCCGTtcggtaaaataattaaagacacTAATCCGGACTTTTACCTGCCAATTGATTTCCACGGAGGTTTGTTTGATCCAAACACGAAATTAATCTATCTAAATAAGAGATTGTACGATCCGACTGTCGGACAATGGATGACACCAGCCTGGGAACAGATGGCCAACGAACTTACCACACCGACCGACATTTTCATCTATCGTTTCCGTAATAACGACCCGATCAACTTTAAGCAGAACGTCGAATATATGACCGACTTGGGCAGCTGGCTGAAACTCTACGGCTACGACATCTCGATGATGCTCGGCTCCGAATACACGAAGCAAATGGTGTATCAACCGAGTGCGATCGTCACATCCCCCCAACTAACTCCGGACTTTGGCGTGATGTCCGGTCTGCAGTGCATCGTGAATCGCGTGCAAGAAAAGTTCTCTGACTTGGGCTTCGTTCCTAAACCACTGTTGAAGTTGGAACCGAAGACGCGGAACCTTCTGCCGCGAGTGGCGCATCGCCGGGCGGTCTTCGGCGAAGGTATTCTGGTATCGCGCGTCGGCGGTCGAGCTTTAGTGAGCGTGGTGGACGGTGTGAACAGCGTTGTGCAAGATGTGGTGACGTCTGTATTTAACAATTCGTATTTCTTACCATTACACTTTAGCGTACATGATCAGGACGTCTTCTACTTTGTCAAAGATAACGCGCTGAAGATTCGTGATGATATGGAAGAGCTTCATCGGCTTGGCAGTATGTTTAATGTGTCTACGCATGAAACGACAGAGCACGGTGCTGGCACGTGGAAGGAGTTGAGGCTTCACAATCCGGACGCAGCCGTAGTGATCAAATATGGAGCCGATCCCGAGCAGGAACGGCATCGTATTCTGAAGCACGCGCATAAACGAGCAGTCGAGAGAGCCTGGGAGATCGAAAAGCAGTTGGTGATAGCCGGTTTTCAGGGTAGAGGCGATTGGTCGAAGGAGGAGAAAGACGAGCTGATCAGTCGCGGCACTGTCGACGGCTACGAAGGCGTTGACATCCACAGCGTGCACAGGTATCCCCAGCTCGCCGACGATCCCGGTAACGTCGCGTTTACCCGTGACACGAAGAGGAAGAGGCGGAAGAGCGGCAACCGGCGCAACAGGACTCACAGACACGATTCGTGA